A stretch of Fulvia fulva chromosome 4, complete sequence DNA encodes these proteins:
- a CDS encoding Mitochondrial chaperone BCS1 has product MAQPFHAGGATTILTTPHSFELLRTSVLTRLHELDFTHFGSIIAIAGVVPTAWRLLRHAWQEAATAVKRFFLASVTIPPGDPLNRSVSSWILENVIEPRHLRFQTARTEVGHDLDPASSLKKTPRSVQYFPHWQSAWFWHGGKLFGVSRSLDSFHSGIKDSTYDGIGGEELTISCLGLSADPIRRFTTLCRNIADSKAQFYVIIYSRDRYGLSWKAKYRKPLRRLETVHFDDSIKQALLSDIRTYLDPRTKKLYQSRSMPYRRGYLFYGPPGTGKSSLSTALAGEFGLDLYEVKIPSIASDGDLEQMFQEIPPRCIVLLEDIDAVWASREQRLEQRPIYDSASERSATPSISNVTLSGLLNVLDGVGSQEGRLVIMTTNKPDQLDSALTRPGRIDFKLYLGNISRRSAEQMFMRMFAPDLLSWARQSAEKADSLDEHVSVEQLRMLAARFSQEIPEDAFTPSQLQGFFQLHLNDIMQAVSSIASWVKQELAARSEKNFEIY; this is encoded by the coding sequence ATGGCCCAGCCATTTCATGCCGGAGGAGCGACAACCATCCTCACAACACCACACTCTTTCGAGCTACTACGGACATCGGTACTCACCCGCCTTCACGAGCTGGACTTCACTCACTTCGGATCGATAATTGCAATAGCCGGCGTCGTGCCTACCGCTTGGAGGCTTCTGCGACATGCTTGGCAGGAAGCTGCCACTGCCGTTAAACGTTTCTTTCTGGCTTCGGTGACCATACCTCCCGGGGATCCTTTAAACAGAAGTGTCAGCAGCTGGATTTTGGAGAATGTCATTGAACCAAGACATTTACGGTTCCAGACTGCGCGTACTGAGGTCGGTCACGATCTTGATCCGGCTTCGTCTTTGAAGAAGACACCGCGATCTGTGCAGTACTTTCCTCATTGGCAGTCTGCGTGGTTTTGGCACGGCGGGAAGCTGTTTGGCGTGAGTCGCTCACTCGATAGCTTTCATTCTGGCATCAAAGATTCGACATACGACGGTATTGGTGGCGAGGAGCTGACTATTAGCTGCTTGGGTCTCTCTGCGGATCCCATCAGGAGGTTCACCACCTTGTGCCGCAACATCGCAGACAGCAAAGCACAGTTCTATGTGATCATCTACAGCAGAGATCGCTATGGGCTCTCCTGGAAGGCGAAGTATCGCAAGCCTCTGCGCCGGCTGGAGACCGTACATTTTGACGACAGCATTAAGCAAGCACTTCTCTCTGATATACGCACCTATCTCGATCCTAGGACAAAGAAGCTATATCAAAGTCGTAGCATGCCCTATCGAAGAGGCTACCTATTCTACGGCCCACCTGGCACTGGAAAATCATCGCTGTCAACGGCACTTGCGGGAGAATTCGGTCTAGATCTGTATGAGGTCAAGATCCCAAGCATTGCGAGCGATGGCGATCTTGAGCAGATGTTCCAGGAGATCCCGCCTCGTTGCATAGTGCTCTTGGAAGACATCGATGCTGTGTGGGCCAGCCGGGAGCAGCGCCTCGAACAGCGCCCCATCTACGACAGTGCAAGCGAACGCTCTGCGACACCAAGCATCTCAAACGTGACCCTCTCCGGCCTGCTCAATGTTCTGGACGGCGTTGGATCGCAAGAAGGTAGGCTCGTGATCATGACAACAAACAAGCCAGATCAGCTCGACAGCGCTCTTACTCGCCCTGGCCGTATTGATTTCAAACTGTACCTCGGCAACATCAGCAGGAGATCTGCTGAGCAAATGTTCATGCGCATGTTCGCTCCCGATCTGCTCAGCTGGGCTCGTCAATcagcggagaaggcggatAGCCTTGACGAACATGTCTCCGTGGAGCAGCTGAGGATGCTAGCGGCTAGATTCTCGCAGGAGATCCCGGAAGACGCCTTCACACCGTCGCAATTGCAAGGCTTCTTTCAACTGCACCTTAACGATATCATGCAAGCGGTATCTAGCATTGCCAGCTGGGTTAAGCAAGAGCTGGCCGCGCGATCTGAGAAGAATTTCGAAATATATTGA
- a CDS encoding MFS glucose transporter mfs1 — protein sequence MDATKARTDDASLAKTLPSEYVFTSDTDRDNTASAAAIARVEAAQKTKWTRLFHNPKLIFIAFFASFGGFEYGYQQGVLGQSFVMTRFIDNFPDIAGSSSAQGWLTSVLQLGGILGSLSAGILGEVFSRKYTMFSACIWVILGSYLYCGASYHNSSLLYAGRFFTGLGAGTFSGVGPLYNAELSTPELRGLLVSFYQFATILGIMLSFWVGYGSNYIGGIGDGQSDLAWRLPSIIQGIPAVCLALGIWWMPFSPRWLVKKDRDDEAIKTLSWLRKLPKEDPLIQVEYLEIKSEAIFEQRAFDRDFPHLSEPQKRSVLRREAAQYVAIVRSWDNFKRVSTAWLVMFFQQWSGIDAIIYYASSVFQSFGLTGGTQALLATGVTGVVFFVSTIPAMLVIDKVGRKSMLLAGSVVMLIAMVITGIIVAKLQHDWPSHRAGGWTAVSFIWVYIGAFGATWGPASWTLVSEIFPLSIRSKGASIGASSNWLNNFAIAFFVPPMFEAWEWGTYIFFAVFLTAGIVWVWFFLPETKGATLEDMDRVFGSHTGEADQRLLSECRRELGLEPALEAEAIEEVRRLSVAVEKDAAARVEVV from the exons ATGGACGCCACCAAGGCCAGGACAGATGACGCTTCACTAGCCAAGACCTTGCCTTCAGAATACGTCTTCACGTCAGACACAGACCGAGACAACACGGCGTCAGCGGCAGCCATCGCAAGAGTCGAAGCCGCTCAGAAGACCAAATGGACGAGACTTTTCCACAACCCAAAGCTGATCTTCATAGCATTCTTCGCATC CTTTGGAGGCTTCGAGTATGGCTACCAACAAGGCGTCCTGGGCCAATCCTTCGTCATGACCCGCTTCATCGACAACTTTCCGGACATTGCAGGTTCTTCAAGCGCACAAGGATGGCTCACCTCTGTGTTGCAGCTCGGTGGTATTCTCGGATCGCTTTCAGCCGGAATCTTGGGCGAAGTCTTTTCGAGGAAGTATACCATGTTCTCGGCTTGTATTTGGGTCATCCTTGGTAGCTATCTCTACTGCGGCGCTTCTTACCATAACTCTTCGTTGCTCTATGCTGGAAGGTTCTTCACTGGGCTTGGCGCGGGTACGTTTTCGGGTGTTGG TCCACTGTACAATGCCGAGCTATCAACCCCCGAGCTCCGCGGCCTCCTCGTGTCCTTTTACCAATTTGCAACGATCTTAGGCATTATGCTATCCTTCTGGGTAGGATATGGCTCGAACTACATCGGCGGCATTGGCGACGGTCAATCCGACCTAGCCTGGCGCTTACCTTCCATCATCCAAGGCATCCCAGCAGTCTGTCTCGCCCTCGGAATCTGGTGGATGCCCTTCAGCCCCAGATGGCTCGTCAAGAAAGACCGCGACGACGAAGCCATCAAGACTCTCTCATGGTTACGCAAACTCCCCAAGGAGGATCCGCTGATCCAGGTCGAGTACCTCGAGATCAAGTCAGAAGCAATCTTCGAACAAAGGGCCTTTGATCGAGATTTTCCACACTTGAGCGAGCCGCAAAAGCGGAGTGTGCTGAGGAGGGAGGCTGCTCAGTACGTGGCCATCGTACGCTCCTGGGACAATTTCAAGCGTGTTTCCACGGCGTGGTTGGTCATGTTTTTTCAGCAATGGAGCGGAATTGATGCAATTATCTACTATGCTTCGAGCGTATTCCAGAGCTTTGGATTGACGGGTGGTACACAGGCACTACTCGCCACGGGAGTTACCGGGGTCGTGTTTTTCGTCAGCACGATTCCGGCAATGCTAGTCATTGACAAAGTCGGGCGCAAGTCGATGTTGCTCGCTGGCTCAGTCGTTATGCTCATCGCCATGGTCATTACTGGCATCATCGTCGCGAAACTACAACACGACTGGCCAAGCCACAGAGCTGGAGGCTGGACCGCCGTCTCCTTCATCTGGGTCTACATCGGCGCCTTCGGTGCCACATGGGGACCAGCATCATGGACGCTCGTTTCTGAAATATTTCCACTCTCAATCAGATCCAAAGGCGCCTCGATCGGAGCTTCAAGCAACTGGCTCAACAACTTCGCCATTGCATTCTTCGTCCCGCCGATGTTCGAGGCTTGGGAGTGGGGGACGTACATCTTCTTCGCTGTATTCTTGACTGCTGGGATTGTATGGGTGTGGTTCTTTCTGCCGGAGACAAAGGGTGCAACGCTGGAAGATATGGATAGGGTGTTTGGCAGTCACACCGGAGAGGCAGACCAGAGGTTACTGTCGGAGTGTCGGAGAGAGCTTGGGCTTGAGCCTGCGTTGGAAGCTGAGGCTATTGAGGAGGTTAGGAGGTTGTCTGTGGCTGTTGAGAAGGATGCTGCGGCAAGAGTTGAAGTGGTGTAG
- a CDS encoding Putative D-/L-hydantoinase subunit A, protein MTSRAVKSIRIGVGVGGTNTDAVAIDPSQQFESSRGVLAHHKTPTTPDVSAGIEAAVRTVIAKSDLPSDSIASVTIGTTHFINAVIEQDARRLRRVAVLRVSTSFLREVPPFSELPPGLTSIIKGYVGYVDGGLHIDGSEESPIREEQVVARCAEIKKLGLNAIVVVAAFSPIDDHFRQEDRVRHIVVREIPGAHVIVSHEVANIGLIERENASILNAAILRYAKRSVKRFRRAMKALKLTCPLFLTQTDGTLLDSAAAAKIPIRTFSSGPTNSMRGAAYLTGHETEKSSAIVVDIGGTTSDVGVLLPSGLPGQASAYATVAGVRVNYSMPSLHSIGLGGGSIVREAEGEVDVGPDSVGHCLTRDALVFGGTVTTASDIAVAAGKAEMGDRAALKSLNPRLVEQAQDRIKALLEGAVDMIKTSPEPLPVLVVGGGAVLAPSSLKGASQLRLPPYHDVANAVGAAISKVGGIVDIIQDVSDQTQQQAIEKAKTMAIQRAVDAGAIRESVIIAEVEMYPVSYIANQLRTIVKAVGELDINMQHEQLNEGEGDDADQETEAAKDFAVKVIDEPPVDPCTYKPTIVKHRTTGILEWHITETDINYLADGCYVLGCAGGGSPAASRIQLRDMLRAGHKMRVIDASSLKDNANIYWGGHMGSPATSNERLQSLETIHAFRALMEYLHEDSFDAVMGLEIGGANGLEPFLWRLITILRPPLHAPGELAPCAIDSGDGKTILMTKASNDEIVDRALRASCAEMGSRVGMAAKPTTTQKVRDFGVLNTVSLAWRVGRCIAIAEATNTLSTVAEVIVHEVGGEKSAKILFRGKIVGVERRLFKGHSYGSITIAGLSTDEEEDAGSYIKRMPAVATTGTITIPFENKNIYVEHTAEDGEKTMIASVPDLICVLDTASGRSLGVLPEFKYGYRVTVLGITCSPRWSDTKAGLKIGGPGAFGYDIPYKPLGGYVEPRSVIEEFAPV, encoded by the exons ATGACCAGCAGAGCAGTAAAGAGCATACGCATTGGCGTAGGCGTTGGGG GCACGAATACTGATGCCGTTGCCATTGACCCCTCTCAGCAGTTCGAGAGCTCCCGCGGTGTGCTCGCCCACCACAAGACGCCCACCACTCCAGATGTCTCAGCGGGGATCGAAGCCGCCGTACGAACAGTAATCGCGAAGTCGGATCTGCCCTCCGACAGTATAGCGAGTGTTACAATCGGCACAACCCACTTCATCAATGCCGTGATCGAGCAAGATGCGAGACGCCTTCGCCGAGTGGCCGTCCTACGAGTCTCAACGAGCTTCCTCCGAGAAGTGCCTCCGTTCTCCGAGCTCCCCCCAGGCTTGACCAGTATCATCAAAGGCTACGTAGGCTATGTCGATGGAGGACTACATATCGACGGCTCGGAGGAGTCGCCGATCCGGGAAGAGCAGGTCGTTGCAAGATGTGCAGAGATCAAGAAGCTAGGGCTGAATGCGATTGTCGTTGTTGCTGCTTTCTCGCCCATCGATGACCACTTCAGGCAAGAGGATAGAGTCAGGCACATTGTGGTGCGAGAGATACCGGGAGCACATGTCATTGTTTCGCACGAGGTGGCCAATATTGGTCTCATTGAGCGCGAGAATGCTTCGATCCTCAACGCAGCTATTCTGAGATATGCCAAGCGGAGCGTGAAGCGTTTCAGACGAGCTATGAAGGCGCTGAAATTGACATGCCCTCTGTTCTTGACGCAGACCGATGGCACGCTTCTGGACTCGGCAGCAGCAGCGAAAATCCCGATTCGAACATTCTCATCTGGCCCTACCAATTCGATGCGTGGAGCTGCCTATCTCACTGGCCACGAGACTGAGAAGTCTTCTGCGATTGTGGTCGATATTGGTGGCACCACGAGCGATGTTGGTGTGCTACTACCATCAGGACTGCCAGGACAGGCATCGGCATATGCAACGGTTGCTGGCGTTCGTGTCAACTACTCAATGCCGTCGCTACATTCCATAGGCCTCGGTGGGGGCTCTATCGTGCGTGAAGCGGAAGGAGAGGTTGACGTCGGCCCAGACTCAGTTGGCCACTGTCTCACGAGAGATGCCCTCGTCTTCGGTGGCACCGTGACGACCGCATCCGACATCGCCGTCGCTGCTGGCAAAGCAGAGATGGGGGATAGGGCAGCGCTCAAATCACTCAATCCGAGACTGGTGGAGCAGGCGCAGGATAGGATCAAGGCTCTGCTCGAGGGTGCTGTGGATATGATCAAAACGTCACCAGAGCCGCTGCCGGTGCTCGTTGTGGGCGGTGGTGCTGTACTGGCCCCGTCTTCACTCAAAGGTGCATCACAGCTGCGGCTACCTCCTTATCACGATGTCGCCAATGCAGTCGGTGCAGCCATCTCGAAAGTTGGTGGCATCGTCGACATTATACAAGACGTGTCAGACCAGACACAGCAGCAGGCAATTGAGAAGGCGAAGACCATGGCAATACAGCGAGCTGTCGACGCGGGTGCCATTCGGGAAAGTGTCATCATTGCTGAGGTTGAGATGTACCCAGTCAGCTACATTGCCAATCAACTGCGCACCATTGTCAAGGCTGTTGGCGAGCTCGATATCAACATGCAGCATGAGCAATTAAATGAAGGCGAAGGAGACGATGCTGATCAAGAAACGGAAGCAGCCAAAGACTTTGCAGTCAAAGTCATTGACGAGCCACCCGTAGATCCATGCACTTACAAGCCCACGATCGTCAAGCATAGAACGACTGGCATACTCGAATGGCACATCACTGAGACAGACATCAACTACCTCGCAGACGGCTGCTACGTCCTTGGCTGTGCCGGTGGTGGTAGTCCAGCTGCCTCACGAATACAGCTTCGAGATATGCTCCGGGCTGGCCACAAGATGCGTGTAATCGATGCATCATCCCTCAAAGACAACGCCAATATCTACTGGGGCGGACACATGGGCTCGCCAGCAACCTCAAACGAGCGGCTCCAGTCGCTGGAGACGATCCATGCATTCCGCGCACTGATGGAGTACCTCCACGAAGATAGCTTCGACGCCGTCATGGGTCTCGAGATAGGTGGCGCCAACGGTCTCGAACCATTCCTCTGGCGGCTCATCACGATTCTTCGACCGCCCT TACATGCCCCTGGCGAGCTCGCTCCATGTGCTATCGACTCGGGCGATGGCAAGACGATTCTGATGACAAAAGCCTCGAATGACGAAATAGTCGATCGTGCTCTACGTGCCAGCTGCGCAGAAATGGGTAGCAGAGTCGGCATGGCAGCGAAGCCTACGACGACGCAGAAAGTTCGAGACTTTGGTGTGCTGAACACTGTCTCACTCGCATGGCGGGTCGGACGTTGTATTGCCATAGCGGAGGCGACGAATACGCTCTCGACAGTTGCTGAAGTAATCGTGCACGAAGTCGGTGGCGAGAAGAGTGCAAAGATCCTCTTTCGCGGGAAGATTGTCGGAGTCGAGAGACGCTTGTTCAAAGGGCACTCTTACGGCAGCATCACGATCGCCGGCCTTAGTACGGACGAAGAAGAGGATGCTGGCTCATACATCAAGCGCATGCCCGCCGTCGCCACAACGGGCACTATCACGATCCCGTTCGAGAACAAGAACATATACGTCGAGCACACCGCTGAGGATGGCGAGAAGACGATGATTGCGTCGGTCCCTGACTTGATCTGTGTTCTTGACACCGCCTCGGGCAGGAGTCTAGGTGTGCTGCCGGAGTTCAAGTATGGGTATAGAGTCACTGTGTTGGGTATCACCTGCAGTCCTCGCTGGTCGGATACGAAGGCTGGCTTGAAAATTGGAGGACCGGGGGCTTTTGGGTATGATATACCATACAAGCCGTTAGGGGGGTATGTCGAGCCTAGGAGTGTGATTGAGGAGTTTGCACCGGTGTAG
- a CDS encoding Transporter aclS, whose translation MTLSNFQLGASLVSAGLAVWQAIIAIILGKFIIAAVAVTNGYLGAEWHIGFPVVSRYVWGIYGHYVALVQRVILSLVWFAVQSWTGGLGVQNILAAIFPSYQNMGNVFPASANMNAKQFIGWVLFNVLIIPLLYIRPEKLQWVVLGMNIVTAITLLSIVIWVLSAAGGGGPLLTQPAETTTSSELGWAIVHGVTTVIGGIAVGLTNQMDYSRFARRPGDQVFGQWFSIIVFGAIMPSLGCFSASASQEVYGEAIWNPPDLVQKWLDTDYNPKSRSAAFFAGCGLLICQLAINTVDNAFSAGMDMAGLAPSFINIRRGAYIGLVLSIAMCPWQLLSAASTFVSVLSAYSVFLGPMVGIMVCDYWTLRHRIIKLSDLYHPGQDGLYYFWHGINWRAFIAWAVGWSYLLPGFAHAVTPRVIVPEACTNLYYLAFPLGFTVSFTVYWCLNKVWTLDGFGVKDEIDYYGTFTEEEAAKLGVAMMETIEGEVRDGVSVEEEMGKDEKFVAGSMNVTAV comes from the exons ATGACACTGAGCAACTTTCAGCTTGGCGCTTCTTTGGTCTCCGCAGGACTCGCAGTCTGGCAGGCCATAATCGCCATCATTCTCGGGAAGTTCATCATCGCAGCAGTCGCGGTCACGAACGGCTACCTTGGTGCTGAATGGCATATTGGGTTCCCAGTAGTTAGCAGATATGTGTGGGGCATATACGG ACACTACGTAGCTCTCGTCCAGCGTGTGATCCTGTCTCTAGTATGGTTCGCAGTCCAATCCTGGACCGGCGGCCTCGGCGTCCAAAACATCCTCGCAGCCATCTTCCCCTCCTACCAAAACATGGGCAACGTCTTCCCAGCCTCAGCCAACATGAACGCCAAGCAGTTCATCGGATGGGTACTCTTCAACGTCCTCATCATTCCACTGCTATACATCCGACCAGAGAAGCTACAATGGGTCGTCCTGGGAATGAACATCGTGACAGCCATCACGCTCCTCTCCATCGTCATCTGGGTTCTATCTGCAGCAGGCGGCGGCGGTCCACTCCTGACACAGCCGGCGGAAACGACGACCAGCTCAGAGCTCGGATGGGCCATTGTGCATGGGGTTACTACCGTGATAGGTGGAATTGCTGTTGGACTGACGAATCAGATGGACTATTCTCGCTTCGCGAGGCGACCGGGTGATCAGGTGTTTGGACAGTGGTTCTCCATCATCGTCTTTGGCGCTATCATGCCGTCGCTTGGATGCTTCAGTGCGTCAGCGTCACAGGAAGTCTACGGGGAAGCAATCTGGAATCCACCGGACCTTGTGCAGAAATGGCTTGATACGGACTACAATCCCAAGTCGAGAAGTGCCGCGTTCTTTGCTGGATGCGGTCTACTGATCTGTCAACTCGCCATCAACACTGTCGATAATGCATTCTCGGCGGGTATGGACATGGCTGGTTTAGCACCGAGCTTCATCAACATCCGCCGTGGAGCGTACATCGGTCTCGTTCTGAGTATCGCGATGTGTCCGTGGCAGCTGCTATCTGCTGCCAGCACTTTTGTCAGTGTACTGAGCGCCTACA GCGTCTTCCTAGGCCCCATGGTCGGCATAATGGTCTGCGACTACTGGACCCTCCGCCACCGCATCATCAAACTCTCCGACCTCTACCACCCCGGCCAGGACGGCCTATACTACTTCTGGCACGGCATCAACTGGCGCGCCTTCATCGCCTGGGCCGTGGGCTGGTCATACCTCCTACCTGGCTTCGCTCACGCCGTAACGCCGAGAGTTATTGTCCCGGAGGCTTGCACGAATCTCTACTATCTGGCATTTCCTCTTGGCTTTACGGTGAGCTTTACGGTGTATTGGTGTCTGAACAAGGTCTGGACTCTGGATGGATTTGGGGTCAAGGATGAGATTGATTATTATGGAACGTTTACGGAGGAGGAAGCGGCGAAGCTTGGGGTTGCAATGATGGAGACTATTGAGGGTGAGGTGCGGGATGGGGTTTCTGTTGAGGAGGAGATGGGGAAGGATGAAAAGTTTGTGGCTGGATCGATGAATGTCACGGCTGTTTAG
- a CDS encoding L-arabinitol 4-dehydrogenase: MGQEQQINATNGTNGVAAFTPDKPNSALFTNEKREIFMGTSPELNPGPDECIVRMRCNGICGSDVHFWHTGRIGPLIVESDHCLGHEGAGTVVWAGAEVKHLKAGDNVAVEPGVPCNHCFQCSSGNYNLCAEVEFSGVPPHPGSIRRWHVHPSKFLHKLPEGFSFSDGALLEPLSVILHGFERSPIKLGESTVVCGAGPIGMCALAVAKASGAAPILMTDLDAGRLKFAKSFVPNCITYQINTAISAEETAKDILKTLEAAGGDQPRVVYECTGVQSSVVTSCYLPRAAGEVMVIGVGRPIMNDIPFMHISLAEVDLKFINRYHHSWPAAIRLLQHKVIDLQPLVTHRFKLEEADKALEASADRNSGSIKIHIEDLDD; this comes from the exons ATGGGTCAAGAACAACAGATCAACGCGACCAACGGCACCAATGGTGTTGCGGCTTTCACTCCAGACAAGCCCAATTCAGCACTGTTCACGAATGAGAAGCGTGAGATATTCATGGGCACATCACCCGAGCTCAATCCTGGACCGGACGAATGCATAGTACGCATGCGATGCAATGGAATCTGCGG CTCCGACGTCCACTTCTGGCACACAGGCCGAATTGGCCCTCTCATCGTCGAGAGCGACCACTGTCTCGGCCACGAAGGTGCAGGTACAGTCGTCTGGGCAGGCGCAGAAGTCAAGCACCTCAAAGCTGGCGACAACGTAGCAGTGGAACCTGGTGTACCTTGCAACCACTGCTTCCAATGCTCCAGCGGCAACTACAACCTTTGCGCGGAGGTCGAGTTCTCTGGAGTTCCACCTCACCCAGGATCGATTCGAAGATGGCATGTCCACCCTTCTAAGTTCCTTCACAAGCTTCCTGAAGGCTTCTCTTTCTCGGACGGAGCCTTACTGGAACCACTCAGTGTAATCCTCCACGGCTTCGAGAGAAGTCCCATCAAGCTCGGCGAATCAACAGTAGTCTGCGGCGCAGGACCTATCGGCATGTGTGCTCTCGCAGTCGCGAAAGCTTCCGGCGCCGCTCCTATCCTTATGACGGATCTCGACGCTGGCCGTCTAAAGTTCGCGAAAAGCTTTGTACCAAACTGCATCACATACCAAATCAATACAGCAATCTCCGCCGAAGAGACAGCAAAAGACATCCTCAAGACTCTAGAAGCCGCAGGCGGCGACCAGCCCCGCGTCGTGTACGAATGCACCGGGGTGCAGAGCTCGGTCGTAACATCTTGCTACCTCCCTCGCGCAGCGGGTGAAGTCATGGTGATTGGTGTAGGAAGACCAATCATGAACGACATTCCGTTCATGCATATTTCGTTGGCAGAGGTTGACCTCAAGTTCATCAACAGATATCACCATTCGTGGCCCGCGGCGATTAGGCTGCTACAACATAAGGTTATTGATTTGCAGCCGCTCGTGACGCATCGGTTCAAGTTGGAAGAGGCGGATAAAGCGCTTGAGGCAAGTGCGGATCGGAATTCGGGGAGTATCAAAATCCATATTGAGGACCTGGACGACTGA
- a CDS encoding putative glycosidase crf2: MKYILATAAIVATTFAQSNAPKCDENNLCPQSAPCCSQYGQCGVGAYCLGGCDPKSSFSLQSCMAAPVCKSGDFKMDSLDDVAANTVYLGDASKGINWVSSGKPVSYNGDSLLLTMAPSTVGTLLTSTHYVWYGKISATMTSSQGQGVVSAFILMSDVKDEIDFEFVGDNVDSAQSNYYYQGITDYHNMVPLDTSDTRVNVHTYTIDWSEDSVIWSIDGKEMRTLKKSDTWNDTTKSYHFPQTPSRVQLSLWPAGLSSNGEGTIEWAGGLVNWDSSEYMQNGYYYAMVNDISVECYDSPNGGSGNAYYYTSRAGTNDTVAMGNNNTVLSSFMATGDNPEAGKAKPSASQSGNSASASETKMPESVPGISGGGNAATSNVNPATGESGDSGSTGGSGSSSGTTDSSSSGSGGSSFSQGGGSSGSGSSSDAPKIVAGSAVALLGFFIAALML, from the exons ATGAAGTACATTCTGGCCACGGCCGCGATTGTTGCGACGACCTTTGCGCAGAGCAACGCACCCAAGTGTGACGAGAACAACCTTTGCCCGCAGTCGGCACCATGCTGTTCCCAGTACGGTCAATGCGGTGTGGGAGCATACTGTTTGGGTGGATGCGATCCTAAGTCGTCCTTCTCGCTGCAGTCATGTATGGCTGCACCGGTGTGCAAGAGTGGGGATTTCAAAATGGACAGCCTGGACGACGTTGCGGCAAACACAGTATATCTGGGAGACGCCAGCAAGGGCATCAACTGGGTCAGCTCAGGCAAGCCAGTATCCTACAACGGGGATTCGCTTCTCTTGACCATGGCACCAAGCACTGTCGGAACACTGCTCACGAGCACACATTATGTCTGGTACGGCAAGATCAGCGCGACCATGACTTCTTCGCAAGGACAGGGTGTGGTTTCGGCTTTCATCCTCATGAGCGATGTCAAGGACGAGATCGATTTCGAGTTTGTTGGCGATAATGTTGATTCTGCGCAAAGCAACTACTATTACCAGGGTATCACTGATT ACCACAACATGGTGCCATTGGACACATCTGACACTCGTGTCAACGTTCACACGTACACCATCGACTGGAGTGAAGACAGCGTCATTTGGTCGATTGACGGCAAGGAGATGCGTACCTTGAAGAAGTCTGATACGTGGAACGACACCACCAAGAGCTACCACTTCCCACAGACTCCATCCCGCGTTCAGCTGTCCCTGTGGCCAGCCGGTCTGTCTTCCAACGGAGAGGGCACCATCGAATGGGCTGGAGGCCTTGTCAACTGGGACTCCAGCGAATACATGCAAAACGGTTACTACTACGCCATGGTCAACGACATCAGCGTTGAGTGCTACGACTCACCGAACGGCGGCAGCGGCAATGCCTACTACTACACCAGCAGAGCTGGCACCAACGACACAGTCGCCATGGGTAACAACAACACCGTGCTCTCTTCCTTCATGGCTACTGGCGACAACCCCGAGGCCGGCAAGGCCAAGCCAAGTGCTTCGCAGAGCGGTAACAGCGCCTCTGCCAGTGAGACCAAAATGCCAGAGTCTGTGCCAGGTATCTCCGGCGGTGGCAACGCAGCTACCAGCAACGTTAACCCCGCGACTGGTGAAAGTGGTGACTCGGGAAGCACTGGTGGCTCTGGATCCAGCAGCGGTACGACAGACAGCTCGAGCTCTGGCTCTGGCGGATCCAGCTTCTCGCAAGGCGGCGGCAGCTCCGGCTCTGGCAGCAGTAGCGATGCGCCAAAGATCGTGGCTGGCAGCGCGGTGGCTCTGCTCGGCTTTTTCATTGCTGCGTTGATGTTGTAA
- a CDS encoding 40S ribosomal protein S21, producing the protein MENERGELVDLYVPRKCSATNRIIKAKDHASVQISVGKVDENGRYTGENQVYALCGFVRAMGESDDCINRLAQRDGFVKNVWSASR; encoded by the exons ATGGAGAACGAACGCGGCGAGCTCGTTGACCT CTACGTCCCACGCAAGTGCAGTGCTACCAACCGCATCATCAAGGCCAAGGACCACGCTTCCGTCCAAATCTCCGTTGGCAAGGTCGACGAGAACGGCCGCTACACCGGCGAGAACCAGGTCTACGCCCTGTGCGGCTTTGTGCGCGCCATGGGTGAGAGCGACGACTGCATCAACCGCTTGGCGCAGAGGGATGGGTTCGTGAAGAATGTGTGGTCTGCCTCGAGGTAG